The Bryobacteraceae bacterium genomic sequence TACGGACGGCTGATCGAGAGGATGAAACCGGGCGCCGACATTGCCGCCAGCGAACGCGCCGCGTATGGATTCGATCACGTCGAGGCGAGCCGGTGGCTGGTGGACCACTGGGGGATTCCGGCCAAGCTTCGCCCGGCGATCTGCGGCTCCGGCGAGGAGATGTTCGGACTCGGCAGCCTGGCCGCGGCCGCCTGCCATGCGGCCGGAATGATGGCGTTCGCATTCGAGAGCGCCCCGGAACCGGAACAGCCCGTGGATGCCGGCGCCATCGGCGCCTACTTCAACGAATTCCTCCCCGAGGAGGCCTGGGCCAAACTCGAGCCTGAACTGCACCAGATCATCGAAGCCGTGCCGTTCAAGATCAACGTATTCGAGACCGAGTTCCTCACCTAGAGCAAACTCCGGCTCCAACCTGCTAGCCTGTGCCTCATGCGCACCCCGGCCGTTCTTGCCTGCGCGGCCGCTCTCGCCTCCGCCGCCTACATCGCTCCGGACATCGAATCGCTCCGCCCCGCCGGATCCAGGGATCTGCGCGAAGCCATTGAGTGGTACTCGGCCGATCGCGACGCTCTCGAGAAGTACTACCCGGTCCGCTACTCACTCGGTCGGGCGCGCGCATTCGAACAATTCGAATCGGCGTGGCTGGGGGCGCTGGCCAAGGTCCGCTTCGACACGCTGGACGTTCACGGCAAGGCCGACGCCGTCGCCTGGCGCTCTCACGCCGAGTCCGCTCGCCACGATGCGGTCCGCGAGCGTGAGCGCATCGAAGAGATGCACGCGCAGATCCCTTTCGGCGAAGCGGTGGCCGATCTCTTCATGGCGCGGCAACGGGTGGAAAGAGTCGATCCGGAGAAGGCGGCGGGCGAACTGGCGCGGATCGGCAAGGTGGTCCAGGACCTTTCCGCTCGCGCCGCAAAGGGCAAGGCGTCGAAGACGGCGGCGTATCGCGCCGCGCGCGCCACGAATTCGCTCCGGGAAACGCTCAAGGACTGGTACGGGTTCTACGCGGGGTACGATCCGCTGTTCACGTGGTGGGTGAAGGACCCGTACACGAAGCTCGATCAGAGCCTCGAAGCCTACGCGACGCTGCTGCGCGAGAAACTGGCCGGCATCAAGAAGGGCGACACCGACAGCATCATCGGCGACCCGGCCGGCCGCGCGGCGCTGCTCGCACAACTGAGCGCGGAGATGATTCCATACACGCCAGAGGAGCTGATCGCCATCGCCGAGCGCGAGTTTGACTGGTGCGATCGCGAGATGCTTCGCGCCTCGCGCGACCTGGGATACGGCGAAGACTGGAAGAAGGCGCTAGAGCACGTGAAGACGCTTCACGTCGAGCCTGGGAAGCAGCCCGAACTGGTCCGCGACCAGGTGCGCGAAGCGATCGCCTATGTCACGAGCAACGGCATGATCACCGTCCCGCCGCAGGCAAGCGCGGCGTGGCGCATGGAGATGATGTCGCCCGAACGCCAGCGCGTGAATCCGTTCTTCACAGGCGGCCCGCTTCTGAGTGTTTCCTTTCCGACGGATGGCATGACGCACGAGGAGCGGCAGATGAGCCTGCGAGGCAACAACATCCACTTCTCTCGCGCGACGGTGTTCCACGAAGTGATCCCCGGCCACTATCTCCAGATGTTCATGAACAGGCGCTACCGCCCGTATCGCGACGCTTTCTGGACTCCGTTCTGGATGGAGGGATGGGCGCTCTATTGGGAGATGATCCTTTGGGACCGTGGCTTCCCGGAGACGCCGGAGAATCGCATTGGCGCGCTGTTCTGGCGCATGCACCGGTGCGCGCGGATCGTGTTTTCGCTGAAATTCCATCTCGGCGAGATGACGCCAGAGCAGGCGATCGATTACCTGGTGAATCGCGTCGGTCACGAACGGGAGAATGCCGCCGCGGAGGTGCGCCGCTCGGTGGCCGGCGTCGACAGGCCGCTATACCAGTGCGCCTATATGCTCGGCGCGCTGCAGTTCCGCGCGCTGCGGAAGGAACTTGTCGATTCAGGCAGGATGACGGAGCGCGAGTTCCACGACAAGATTCTGCGGATCGGAATGCTTCCGGTGGAACTGGTCCGGGCGTCGCTCGGGATCGGCACGCTCACGCCGGAGTATTCGAGCCGGTGGCGATTTTATTGAGGCGCGCGTGAAGAACGGATTCGTTGCCGGCCGTTCAGGGAGCGGTAGGGGAGCCGTCCGGAGGCTGGGCCTCGGGCATGACAAACCCGATCCGCGTCGGCTTCTGGTCCGGTTTGATCTTCACCACCTTGCACACGAAGTTCACCGCATGAATGTGGCTGACGACCTGCGTCGGGTTGCCCTCCGGATCCGCGCCGACGAGCACGACGACGTTCCACGCCGACAGCATGATCTGCAACACGCGGATCGATTCGTACGGCGTGAAGTGATAGATGCGAAGCTCCTCGTCCTCGCCGAGCATCGATTGCAGCAGCTCGATGTGCTGCTTGACGCCCTGCTGGAACGCCTCGGCCTGCCCCTGCCCGATGGGGTGAATCGCCCGCAGCAGGCTCTGATGCCGCAGTTCGTCGCGGGTTGGCGCGGTTTGGTACTCGACGTCGGTGGCAAGGTGGCTGGCGGCTTGCGCCAGTTCTTTTGGTTCCATCGGAGTCCCGATCTTATCACGCGCCATTCGGCTATCCGCGAGCCGATTTCAGCCGTTCGTAGTCCGCGCGAATCCCATCGTGTTTGGGCAGAAGCCGGCGGGCCTCGGCGATTTCGCGAGCGGCTTCGGCGCGACGGCCCAGTTTGGCGAGCGCCTGGGCGAGACGCCAGCGGGCGATGGCGTGCGGCGGAGCATCGGGCTGTGGGCGCTGGGCGAGGTAGGCGCGGCACCACTTCTCGGCCGAAGCGAGGTCCGCGCCGGTGGTGATGAGGGCGGATGCGCCGGCGAGTTGCGGCGCAAGGTTGTCGGGTACGGCTTCCACAGCCGCGGCAACGTGGCGCTGAGCGTCGGCGAAGCGGCCGGCGAGCGCGGCGGCGGACGCAAGGATCGCGTAGGGCGCGGCGCGGCCAGGCCGGAGGCGGCTCGCTTCACGGGCGTGGTTCTCGGCGAGATGGAGCTTCCGGTTCGGCGTGCCGGAAAGGTAGAAGTTGGCGAGTTCCATCCGGGCGTGATAGTCGGCGGGTCCGGCCTCAACGGCCCTGAGGTAGATGCCTTCGAGCCTGTCGAGGCGGCCTTCCATTTGCGCGAGGCGCGCCTCGGCGAGGATTCCACGGACGGGATCGATCGCGGCCATCGCCGCCGGAATTGCGCGGGCCTTGGTCTTGTCGCCGCCGAAGAATCCGGGCGCCTGGTAGTAAAAGAGCATCGCGCCGTACAGGCCGTCCAGATCGTTCCGGTTCAACTCGAGCGCCCGGTCCAGCGCCTTTTTGCACTTGCGGCCGAGCGAGGCTTGACGCAGCAGAGACGCTTTTTCCGCCTGCGATCCGTAGACCTCGAACAGTTGGACCTGGTAGGTGGAGTTGCCGGGGTCGAGTTCAGCCGCCTGCTCGGCGAACTTCGCGGCGCCTTCCAGATCGCCGTGGGCCAGGCGGACCTGGGAGGCGCGCCAAAGGAAATCGGCTTTTGCCGACGCCCCGCCCGAAGCGGGCAAGCGGGCCTCAACGAGCGCCTGGGCGCGCTTCCAGTGCAAGCCTTCGACAAGATCGCCGAGTTCGGAGGCGGAGGCGAACGCGGCGGCAAAGGCGACGGCGGCTGCGATGCGCGGGGTCACCCCCCTACGATAGCGCCGCCGCTTCCAGACGGATGGCCACTTCCAAGCCGCGCGGCTTCCGGTTGCGGCAGGTAACGGCGCCACCGCAGGCTTCCACGCAGCTCTTGACGATGGCCAACCCGAGACCGACGCCGCCGGTGTCGCGGCTGCGGGACTCCTGCGGGCGGTAGAACGGCTCGAAGACTTGATCGAGGGCGTCGGGCGGCAGGCCGGGGCCCTCGTCGGACACGGTGAGGATGACGAAACCCTGCTCGCGTTTCGCGGCGACGGTGATGGCGCCGATGTCGCCGGCATAGCGGGCGGCGTTGCGAAGGAGGTTTCCGATGGCGCGCATGAGCAGGCGGGGATCGGCGAGGGCGTGGAGGTCGCCGGCGATTTCGATGGCGGCGTAGACGCCTTCGCGGGCCGCCGCCTTGCGGGCGATATCGGCGAGGTTGACGCGATCCCGCGTGGCCGGCTGCGGTTCCATTCCCGCCTTCGAGAACGAGAGCAGTTCCGACACCAGTTCCGACATTTCCTGAATCTCTTCGCGCAGGGCGGCGAGGCTTGAATCGACGGCGTGTCCGGCGAGCCGCTGTTCGAGGATGCCGAGCGCAAACTGCACGCGGGCGATGGGCGCGGCGAGTTCATGAGCGGTGTCGCCGAGGAAGCGCTTCTGATTGCGGACGAAATCCTGAAGGCGCGCGGCCAGCCGGTTCACCTGGCTACCGAGATGCCCCAGTTCGTCCGAACGTGTATCCGACACACGGCTGTCGAAATGCCCCTGAGCGATCCTCTCCGTGACGCGGTCCATCTCCCCGATGGCGCGCGTTAGCCCGCGGACGAACGGCAGCCAGCAGAGTATCGACAGGCCGACAATGGCGAGGGTGAGCATCAGCCATGGCAACCAATCGAAGAACGCCGTGCTGCCGAGCAGAGAATCGGACTGGAAGACGAGCATTCCAGGGACGCGTCCGGCGGGCGTTTCCACGGGGATGCGAATCACTGTCCAGTAGGCGGTTGGATTGCGAGTGACTTCGAAGAAGAACGGCTCCTGCGGTCCGCCCTTGGGGCGGCCGTTTTTCGGCGGAGGGCCGCTTTTTCGGCGCAGCGGGGGCCCCCAGAAATCGAAGAACGGACGACGGGGCGGGGGGCCGCTTCCTTCGCGGCTCATCCGGTTGAGCACCGGTTGCGGCAGGGTGGGCCGGGGTCCGTAGATTGCATCGCCGCCGGGATTGGTGAGGTAGGCGCGGGAGTTGAATCGGTGTCCGTAGTGAGCAAGGGTCTCCTCGGGGTCCGCGCCGTTGTTGAGTTCGAGGCTGAAGGCGTTGCCGGCGGCCATGATGCGATCGCGCGCCGGGCCGGTGAGGAGCGACTCGGCGCCGAGCCCATACTGGAGCCGGCCGAAGATCAACACGGCCAGCGCGGCGAGCGCGAGGTTGAGTACGCCGAGCGCCGCCGCTTTGCGAGACAGCCGCCAGCCGGTCACTCCGCCTCCGGTTTCTTGAAGACGTAGCCGACGCCGCGAACGGTCTCGATCCACTGGGGCGCGCGGGCATCGTCGCCGAGCTTGCGGCGCAGGGCGGAGATGTGGACGTCGATGGAACGGTCGAAGCCTTCAGAGTCGCGGTCGGCGACTTCGAGGAGAAGCTGTTCGCGGGTTTTGACACGTCCGGGGTTGGAGGCGAGGGCGAGCAGCAGGTCGAATTCCTGACGGGTGAGGGCGAGGGGCTCATCGTGAAAGGTGGCGGTGTGCGAAGCGGGATCGATGTGGAGAGGGCCGGCCCAAACCGGCCGGTCCGGCCGTTCGGCGGCTTGACGCGTGGCGATGGAGCGGCGGAGAACGGCGCGCAGGCGGGCGAGCAGTTCGCGGGTGGAAAAGGTTTTGGGGAGATAGTCGTCGGCGCCCATTTCGAGGCCAACGATGCGGTCGGCCTCTTCGCCGCGCCCGGTGAGCATGAGGACGGGGATCATGGAATCGACGCGGATGCGGCGGAGGACTTCGAAGCCATCCATGCCGGGGAGCATGACGTCGAGGATGATGGCGTCGAAGGTTTCGCGGAGGGCGCGTTCGAGTCCGGCCGGGCCGGTGTGGGCGGCGGCGACGGTGTAGCCCATGCCTTCGAGATATTCCTGAACGAGGCGGCAGAGGCGCCGGTCGTCCTCGATCAGCAGCAGTCGCGTGGAGGCTTCGCCTTCGGCCATCACCCCTATTTTGGTCGCTTGTCCCCGCCGGTGTCATGCGAACTTACGGACCGGTAACTATCTTTACGTTCTCCTTACAATCGCGGGGCGCCGGCGAACGATGGCCTAACGAAGTCCGGTTTGAATCGAATTGTGGGCGCAACGAGGCGCTCCGTTGAGGAGAGCAACCATGACGAATCGAATCCTTTTTTCTCTTTTTGTGGCCGGGCTGGCATGCTCGGTTCCGTTGGCCGGACAACGGCGTCCGGGAGGCGGCGCGCAGGAGAATCCACCGGCGGCGGCGGACGGCGTGCGCGATCCGGGTCCGCGACCGGGGCCGGCGCTGGGGGGGCAGCCACTGCCGGGGCTGACCGTTGGCGAGCGCGCGGTGTTCGAGCAGGCCAAGATCGCTTTTGAGGAGGCCGACGATGTGGACGAGGGTCTCGGGCCGCGTTTCAACCTCGATAGCTGCGTGGGATGCCACTCGTTTCCGGCGAGTGGCGGCAGCGCCCCGGCGGTGAATCCGCAGATCGCGGTGGCGACCAAGATGGGCGCGCAGAACCGCGTCCCCCCGTTCCTGCGTCCCGATGGACCCGTGCGCGTGGTGCGTTTCCGGCAGGCGGCGGATGGATCGCCGGACGGCGGAGTTCATTCTTTGTTCGTGATCACGGGACGGAGCGACGCCCCGCCGGGATGCAACATCCAGCAGCCGGATTTTTCGCAGCAGGGCAACCTTGTGTTCCGAATTCCGACTCCGGCGTTCGGGCTCGGGCTGATCGAAGCGATTCCGGATTCGACGCTGCGGGCGAGCTTCGCGGCGAGCGCGGCGCGGCGGCAGGCGCTTGGGATCGCGGGCAGGTTCAACACGAACGGTAACGACGGCACGATCACGCGGTTCGGCTGGAAGGCGCAGAACAAGTCGCTGGCGATCTTTTCGGGCGAGGCGTACAACGTGGAAATCGGCGTGACCAACGACCTGTTCCCGCAGGAGCGCGAAGAGGATCCGGCGTGCGCGGTTACGGCGTCGACGGAGGACCATGCGGATCATGACGGACGGGCGTTCTCCGACGTAGAGATGTTCACGCAGTTCATGCGGCTGCTGGATGGGCCGCGCGCGGCGGCCTCAACGGCGGCGAGCCAGCGGGGGCGGCAGGCGTTCGAGGCGGTTGGCTGCGCGGCGTGCCATACGCCGGTGCTACGCACGGGCCGGTCCACGGTGGCGGCGCTTGACCGCAAGGAGGCGCGGCTGTATTCGGATCTGGCGATTCACCGGATGGGCGCGCTACTGGGCGATGGGGTGACGCAGGGGGACGCGCGAGGGCAGGATTGGCGGACGTCGCCGTTGTGGGGTCTGGGCCAGCGGCTCTTCTTTTTGCACGACGGGCGCACGCGTGATCTTGTGGAGGCGATCCGGATGCATGATAGTCCGGGGTCGGAGGCGCATGCGGTGGTTGATAATTTCAATGCGCTGCCGGCGGCGTCGCAGCAGGATTTGGTGGAATTTCTGCGGACGTTGTAGGGGGTCGACGGAGGGTTGCGGGTTTGGAGTGGCTGGGCCGGCGCGTGGTAGGCCCGGCAGGACTCGAACCTGCGACCCTCTGCTTAGAAGGCAGATGCTCTATCCAACTGAGCTACGGGCCCGAACGTTTGTTTTTAATGAGTTGCGGATTGCCCTTTCGAACCGGCAGCCTTCACTTGTAGGGAAACCCGTGGGGGTCCCGCGGAGGACTGCCGCAGCTCAAGGGCATCGATCGCCTCCCGCCGGGCGTTCGCCCGGATGTGGGATGACCGTCGAAGCATCGCCGCGCTCATGTGCCCCATGATATCAAGCATCGTGCTCTCGGGAACCCCAGCTTCGGCGAGTTTGGTGCAGAAGGAATGACGCCGATCATGAAGCCGGCACTCGACACCCGCCGCGCCCGCACGCTCTCCCGGGCCGTCTTGAGCGAGGTCACCGGCCCGAGTGCGTTGGTCCAGCATCGCGTCGATTCGCCCGTTTAGCTTCCGCGTACTCGCCACATGTCCGCCTCCGGAAGGCGCTCGGGCCGAGCGCGACGGGATAGCCCACCGCCTCGATCGACTTCGGCCACGGCCGCCCGGCCCGCCGGGCGTCATTCACTTTCCCGCGAGCCAGTTGAGCGAAGGCTTCCCGAGCATCGCCGTCACCATGGTCTCGCTGCAGCCGAAGAAGCATCATCTGAAAGAACCCGATTGCGTCCAGTTCCAGGCGACCGAATCGATCGATGGCTCCATGGCGCGGGCGCTGGACCGATTCCCTCGTCAGCCTCATCCGCCCAAGGCTCGAATAGACGGTGGCGCGAAAGGATCGGTAACCGATGGCCGATGTTCCCTTTCTCACTCCCGTGCTTCCCTACCCCACCGCGCACCGAACAACGATGCGCGCCAGCATCGCCGTTGAGATCCTGTCCGAGCGGCGCCGGGTGGTCGTCGTGAATATCGAGACCTTGGGAACTGATCCGCACCGCTTTCCCAGGCGCACGCTTCGAAAAGCTGTACGTATTGGCCGGCGGCTGCACACCTGGGCTTCCAGTTGCAAGCCTTGGTGGGCGCATCGCGCCCGGCGATCGTGCTCAACCTCAATGACAACGAAGCAGAACGCGCCCCGCGAACAATCCCCCTACGCGATGCCGCCGGAGAGACCGCGGAGGCAGCCGCCGAACGGGCCGCGGTGGGAAGGCTGCAGGTGCTTCTCAAGGCCTACATGCAGCGGTTCGACACCGTGATGCTCTCCTCCGATTCGCGGGTGAGCTTGCGCCGCAGTTCTTCCTGCTCAGCGTCACAGCCTCGCCAACGCCTGGTCCAGGAAGTGTTCCCTGTTTCGTTCCAACTCATGCCGAGATGGGAGAACACGACGACACGACAGCCTTCGCCCAGCGCCTCCCACCAACTCGCCCGCGGCGCGATCCAATGCCCGGAAAACGTCCAGCACGGCGTTGCCCGCCTTGCCATGCTCCGGCAGGAACTGGCGCCCGGCGCAGTGCGACTCCTTGAAGACCGCCAGGAAGAGGTCCCAGCCGTCCCCGTCAGGGACTTCCATGGCAAGGCGCGACTTTCGCTCGATGCCATCAATCGTGTCTTCCAGGAAGACGGCCTTCCTGGGGCAACAGCGTTCGGGCGCACAGGAATTCGGCCGTGGGAACATCGGCGGCATCGCCGCCGAGCCACCCCGGGACGGTCTCTGCCCATTCAGGTCGATCGCTCTGCGTTTCCGTGTAGTCGTGGCCGTGAACGAGCAGACAAGTCGCCGTCCACGAAGGCCGGGCGTGAGCGGGCAATTCGGCACATCGATCACCTCCACCCGCTGGCGAAAGCTTCGCCAGTGCCGGAAGTCACCGGCGCTGCACCAACGGTCCACACAGCCGTGGTCGACCGAGTCCAGCCCGATCAGGGGAACCTCTGTCTGCCTCAGGTCTTCGTCCGCTCGTCGCTCCGGAACCATCGGCTCTTCGATTGCGGCGATGGCCGCGCGGCCAACGCGTTCCGCCTGATGACTGGGGAATATCACGTTTCGCCGCACATACGCGCCGCCTACTGCTCAGCGAACCGCAATGTCTGCACCGCCCGCCGGTTGTCGTTCGGCGACCATGCCTCCAACCGCAATTCTCCCGGACTGCCGGCTCTGTACTCGAAGTCGAACGTCTCCCCTACGGCGATATGTTGATCCGCCGTCCGCGATTCGCGATCCGGCAAATCGCTCGCATCCTTGGCCAACGGCCTCCATTGCACCAGCCCTTCCGGCCCCCGGAGCGACACGCGCAGATTGTCCATCGTCGGCGTTATATTCATGAATCGGAAGCGATACGTTACGCCCGTCAGCAGCCGCATCGTCGACGGCTGCGGGGAACCGTTCATCAACAGCTGGCCCGCCCCAAAGGGCTCACTCGGACTCAAGCTAAACAGGAAGCTCTTGTCCGTGGCGGCGTCGTGGCGCAACCCCGCCGGCAGCACCACCATCGGCCCGTGGACCCCGCCCGTCAACTGCGCTACGTCGTGCCAGTGCGTGTGATACATGAACGACCCCGCGCGCACCGGGATCATCCGCACCGTGAACGTCTTGCCGGGTTCGAGCGCCGGAGTGCGTTTGCCACCCAACCCGCCCCAAAACGGCACGCCGTCGTAGTAGCTCTCAATCTCCAGGCCATGCCAATGGATGGTAGTCACTTCCTTGCTGGCGTTGGTAATCGTAATCTCGGTCTGCTCGTCTTGCCGCACGACCAACAACGGCCCCGTGAGCCCGGTGCTCTTCGTCTCCTCGCCGGTTGTGAGATCCCTCAGGCCGATCTCATAGAAGGACGCCATCCCGCCGCGATTCGCCACCCGCATTGCCAGGCGCCGCGTAGGCTTCCAGTTGCTCTCAGTGTCGATAGCCCGGTTTCCCGAAATCGTAAGACCTAG encodes the following:
- a CDS encoding DUF885 family protein, which translates into the protein MRTPAVLACAAALASAAYIAPDIESLRPAGSRDLREAIEWYSADRDALEKYYPVRYSLGRARAFEQFESAWLGALAKVRFDTLDVHGKADAVAWRSHAESARHDAVRERERIEEMHAQIPFGEAVADLFMARQRVERVDPEKAAGELARIGKVVQDLSARAAKGKASKTAAYRAARATNSLRETLKDWYGFYAGYDPLFTWWVKDPYTKLDQSLEAYATLLREKLAGIKKGDTDSIIGDPAGRAALLAQLSAEMIPYTPEELIAIAEREFDWCDREMLRASRDLGYGEDWKKALEHVKTLHVEPGKQPELVRDQVREAIAYVTSNGMITVPPQASAAWRMEMMSPERQRVNPFFTGGPLLSVSFPTDGMTHEERQMSLRGNNIHFSRATVFHEVIPGHYLQMFMNRRYRPYRDAFWTPFWMEGWALYWEMILWDRGFPETPENRIGALFWRMHRCARIVFSLKFHLGEMTPEQAIDYLVNRVGHERENAAAEVRRSVAGVDRPLYQCAYMLGALQFRALRKELVDSGRMTEREFHDKILRIGMLPVELVRASLGIGTLTPEYSSRWRFY
- a CDS encoding HAMP domain-containing sensor histidine kinase; its protein translation is MTGWRLSRKAAALGVLNLALAALAVLIFGRLQYGLGAESLLTGPARDRIMAAGNAFSLELNNGADPEETLAHYGHRFNSRAYLTNPGGDAIYGPRPTLPQPVLNRMSREGSGPPPRRPFFDFWGPPLRRKSGPPPKNGRPKGGPQEPFFFEVTRNPTAYWTVIRIPVETPAGRVPGMLVFQSDSLLGSTAFFDWLPWLMLTLAIVGLSILCWLPFVRGLTRAIGEMDRVTERIAQGHFDSRVSDTRSDELGHLGSQVNRLAARLQDFVRNQKRFLGDTAHELAAPIARVQFALGILEQRLAGHAVDSSLAALREEIQEMSELVSELLSFSKAGMEPQPATRDRVNLADIARKAAAREGVYAAIEIAGDLHALADPRLLMRAIGNLLRNAARYAGDIGAITVAAKREQGFVILTVSDEGPGLPPDALDQVFEPFYRPQESRSRDTGGVGLGLAIVKSCVEACGGAVTCRNRKPRGLEVAIRLEAAALS
- a CDS encoding response regulator transcription factor translates to MAEGEASTRLLLIEDDRRLCRLVQEYLEGMGYTVAAAHTGPAGLERALRETFDAIILDVMLPGMDGFEVLRRIRVDSMIPVLMLTGRGEEADRIVGLEMGADDYLPKTFSTRELLARLRAVLRRSIATRQAAERPDRPVWAGPLHIDPASHTATFHDEPLALTRQEFDLLLALASNPGRVKTREQLLLEVADRDSEGFDRSIDVHISALRRKLGDDARAPQWIETVRGVGYVFKKPEAE
- a CDS encoding di-heme oxidoredictase family protein; translated protein: MTNRILFSLFVAGLACSVPLAGQRRPGGGAQENPPAAADGVRDPGPRPGPALGGQPLPGLTVGERAVFEQAKIAFEEADDVDEGLGPRFNLDSCVGCHSFPASGGSAPAVNPQIAVATKMGAQNRVPPFLRPDGPVRVVRFRQAADGSPDGGVHSLFVITGRSDAPPGCNIQQPDFSQQGNLVFRIPTPAFGLGLIEAIPDSTLRASFAASAARRQALGIAGRFNTNGNDGTITRFGWKAQNKSLAIFSGEAYNVEIGVTNDLFPQEREEDPACAVTASTEDHADHDGRAFSDVEMFTQFMRLLDGPRAAASTAASQRGRQAFEAVGCAACHTPVLRTGRSTVAALDRKEARLYSDLAIHRMGALLGDGVTQGDARGQDWRTSPLWGLGQRLFFLHDGRTRDLVEAIRMHDSPGSEAHAVVDNFNALPAASQQDLVEFLRTL